The sequence below is a genomic window from Mycobacterium sp. ITM-2016-00316.
CGTGCTGTACGGCCACGGCACCGATCCCCAGCACCTGGAGCTCAACGCGCGCGACTTCGCCGCCGTGATGCGTCACGCCGGCACCAACGCCATCCTGACCCTCGACATCGAGGGCACCGAGGCGCTCGCGCTGACCAAGGCGCTGGACATCCACCCGGTGCGCCGCAACATCCAGCACGTCGACCTGCTCGTGGTGGTGCGCGGTGAGAAGGTCAACGTGGACATCAACGTGCTCGTCGAAGGCGAAGCGGCGCCCGGCACGCTGGTCACCCAGGAAGCCAACACCATTGCCGTCGAGGCCGAGGCGATGTCCATCCCCGAGCAGATCACCGTGTCGGTCGAGGGCGCCAAGGTCGGCACCCAGATCACCGCCGGCCAGCTCGAGCTGCCCACGGGCGTCAGCCTGACCGTCGATCCCGAGACCCTGGTGGTCAACGTCGTCGCGGCCCCGACCGCCGAGGACCTGGACAGCGATGGCGCCGGCGATGCCGACGACGCTGCTGCTCCGGCCGCGGACGACGCCGACGGCGAAGCCGCCGAGGGCGAAGCCGAAGCTGCCGAATAGCTCCGGGTAGCACTGCGACTCATGGCCGAACCGTTGTTGGTGGTCGGCCTGGGAAACCCCGGGCCGAACTACGCCAAGACCCGGCACAACCTCGGTTTCATGGTCGCCGACCTGCTGGCCGGGCGCATCGGCTCAGGTTTCAAGGTGCACAAGAAGTCCGGTGCCGAGGTGACCACAGGTCGCCTCGGCAACCGGGCTGTTGTACTCGCCAAACCTCGGGTCTACATGAACGAGTCGGGCCGCCAGGTCGGCCCGTTGGCGAAGTTCTATTCGGTGTCGCCCGCCGATGTCGTGGTGTTGCACGACGAACTCGATATCGATTTCGGCCGGATCCGGCTCAAGCTCGGCGGCGGCGAGGGCGGCCACAACGGGCTGCGCTCGGTGGCGGCCGCGTTGGGCACCAAGGACTTTCAGCGGGTCCGCATCGGGGTGGGGCGTCCACCCGGCCGCAAGGATCCGGCGGCCTATGTGTTGGAGAACTTCTCGACGATCGAACGCCCGGAGGTCCCGATCATCTGCGAGCAGGCCGCCGACGCGACCGAGCTACTTCTCGCCCAGGGCCTGGAGGCCGCGCAGAACACCGTGCACGCCTGGTAGCCGGACCGCTCAGACCGATTCCAAGCGCTTGGCGGTCGCGAACTCCCCGCGGATCAGCCAGATCCCCAGCGCGATCACCGCGCCCACCTCGAACGCGACGATCCCGCGTTCGACGATGCCGAGCGGGATGATTCGATGCCAGCGCAGGTCGGTCACC
It includes:
- a CDS encoding 50S ribosomal protein L25/general stress protein Ctc, with translation MAKTSAPNKLTATVRTRTGKGASRQARRDGLIPTVLYGHGTDPQHLELNARDFAAVMRHAGTNAILTLDIEGTEALALTKALDIHPVRRNIQHVDLLVVVRGEKVNVDINVLVEGEAAPGTLVTQEANTIAVEAEAMSIPEQITVSVEGAKVGTQITAGQLELPTGVSLTVDPETLVVNVVAAPTAEDLDSDGAGDADDAAAPAADDADGEAAEGEAEAAE
- the pth gene encoding aminoacyl-tRNA hydrolase; the encoded protein is MAEPLLVVGLGNPGPNYAKTRHNLGFMVADLLAGRIGSGFKVHKKSGAEVTTGRLGNRAVVLAKPRVYMNESGRQVGPLAKFYSVSPADVVVLHDELDIDFGRIRLKLGGGEGGHNGLRSVAAALGTKDFQRVRIGVGRPPGRKDPAAYVLENFSTIERPEVPIICEQAADATELLLAQGLEAAQNTVHAW